The following proteins are co-located in the Cydia fagiglandana chromosome 2, ilCydFagi1.1, whole genome shotgun sequence genome:
- the LOC134677600 gene encoding serine/threonine-protein kinase Warts, whose amino-acid sequence MNPPAPGKTATRSSGYHQKALAEIRNSLLPFANIGSSEPPGSSAASTVSSGVSSGFSSSSGNGLDKELNVHPQTLSQLIASGYEEDPAGRPLKYSGGRIDSAIDYLSKQQEPLNGVLKGNNLSALGTKLIRKPSLEREISLHRGSPAMDSGAGSSRSGSPRQSDAPPLPHEKLSRQYSPSGFSEPPPPPPPRCPSTPPVPPSVQQLMKRMSPAPPLPPARGTSPVQPRQPMVVQNGPQAQQQLTQQIQALSIYQTGAELPPPYPLAGVPPPPSYSVSMQNRQSPTQSQDYRKSPSSGIYSGGTSAGSPSPVTVSPAAGAGGMTRPTPVQPWTARHAVQPPIIMQSVKSTQVQKPVLQTAIAPVAPPTVALAAPPPPPPSYASSIQQKASQTPPSYPLAPKPPSPGAVPTTEPPSYAITMQALAAQRGLQPPPPPPYGAAEPDSPSAPAGHAALVKKFSDCDAKGEPSQAAEGKCPNQNCTNNLLKEGTHASGSDKGSNGSTERRPAAPPKKIRHQSPIPERRNISKEKEDERRDCKVRNYSPQAFKFFMEQHVENIVKSYKQRQFRRLQLEKEMNKIGLSVEAQYQMRKMLSQKESNYIRLKRAKMDKSMFTKIKPIGVGAFGEVALVRKIDTSHLYAMKTLRKADVLKRNQVAHVKAERDILAEADNEWVVKLYYSFQDKDNLYFVMDYIPGGDLMSLLIKLGIFEEQLARFYIAELTCAVESVHRMGFIHRDIKPDNILIDRDGHIKLTDFGLCTGFRWTHNSKYYQRNEHGRQDSMDPVDGEWSNLSECRCHQLKPLERRRKREHQRCLAHSLVGTPNYIAPEVLTRAGYTQLCDWWSVGVILYEMLVGSPPFLAATPAETQLKVINWESTLHIPEAANLSPESADLILQLCSGQDTRLGKDASEVKNHPFLQSIDFDKGLRRQVAPYIPRIEFPTDTSNFDPVDPDKLRPTSSADSSKSDSELLDNGKTFHGFFEFTFRRFFDDGGPYTNRINLDDDAQGPVYV is encoded by the exons ATGAACCCGCCGGCGCCCGGCAAGACGGCCACGCGCTCCTCCGGGTATCACCAGAAGGCGCTCGCCGAGATTAGAAATTCATTATTACCTTTCGCTAATATTGGAAGCTCAGAGCCACCTGGTTCATCTGCGGCAAGCACAGTCAGTTCGGGTGTCAGTTCCGGTTTCAGTTCCTCTTCTGGCAATGGACTGGACAAGGAACTCAATGTACACCCACAAACACTCAGCCAGCTTATTGCTTCTGGGTATGAAGAG GATCCAGCAGGCCGCCCCCTCAAATATTCCGGCGGCCGCATTGACTCCGCCATCGATTACCTATCGAAGCAGCAGGAGCCTCTCAATGGAGTCCTCAAGGGCAATAATCTCAGCGCACTCGGCACCAAGCTCATTCGCAAGCCGAGCTTGGAGCGCGAGATCAGCCTGCACCGCGGGAGCCCCGCCATGGACTCGGGCGCCGGCTCTTCGCGCTCGGGCAGCCCGCGGCAGAGCGACGCGCCTCCGCTGCCGCACGAGAAGCTGTCCCGGCAGTACTCGCCCTCCGGCTTCTCGGAGCCTCCGCCGCCGCCTCCTCCGCGCTGCCCCTCCACGCCGCCCGTGCCGCCCTCGGTGCAGCAGCTCATGAAGCGCATGTCCCCCGCACCGCCTCTCCCGCCCGCGCGCGGCACGAGCCCCGTCCAGCCGCGCCAGCCCATGGTCGTGCAGAACGGTCCCCAGGCCCAGCAACAGCTCACGCAGCAAATACAGGCGCTCAGTATTTATCAGACGGGTGCAGAACTGCCGCCCCCGTACCCGCTAGCCGGCGTGCCGCCGCCGCCCTCCTACTCTGTGTCGATGCAGAACCGGCAGAGTCCCACGCAGTCGCAGGATTACCGCAAGAGCCCCTCCTCCGGCATCTACTCGGGCGGCACGTCCGCCGGCTCGCCGTCGCCCGTCACCGTGTCGCCGGCCGCGGGCGCCGGCGGCATGACGCGGCCCACGCCTGTGCAGCCGTGGACGGCGCGCCACGCCGTGCAGCCGCCCATCATAATGCAGTCCGTCAAGAGCACGCAGGTGCAGAAGCCCGTTCTGCAGACCGCCATCGCGCCGGTGGCGCCGCCGACCGTCGCCctggccgcgccgccgcccccgccgccctcCTACGCCTCCTCCATCCAGCAGAAGGCCTCGCAGACGCCGCCCAGCTACCCGCTAGCGCCCAAGCCGCCGTCGCCGGGCGCCGTGCCGACGACGGAGCCGCCGAGCTACGCCATCACCATGCAGGCGTTGGCGGCGCAGCGCGGCctgcagccgccgccgccgcctcctTACGGCGCGGCGGAGCCCGACTCGCCCTCCGCGCCCGCGGGCCATGCGGCGCTAGTCAAGAAGTTCTCCGATTGTGACGCAAAAGGCGAGCCGTCGCAGGCGGCGGAAGGCAAATGTCCCAACCAGAATTGTACCAATAACTTGCTGAAGGAGGGCACTCACGCGTCGGGATCCGATAAGGGTTCGAACGGATCGACGGAGAGACGTCCGGCGGCGCCCCCGAAGAAAATTCGGCACCAGTCTCCTATCCCGGAGCGGCGGAATATCAGCAAGGAAAAGGAAGACGAGCGCCGCGATTGCAAGGTGCGGAACTACTCTCCGCAAGCTTTTAAGTTCTTCATGGAGCAGCACGTCGAAAACATCGTAAAGTCCTACAAACAGCGCCAGTTCCGTCGGCTGCAGCTCGAGAAGGAGATGAACAAAATCGGGCTCAGCGTCGAAGCGCAGTATCAGATGCGAAAGATGCTTAGCCAGAAGGAGTCCAACTACATCCGGCTGAAGCGAGCTAAAATGGACAAGTCTATGTTTACTAAGATCAAGCCTATAGGCGTGGGGGCGTTCGGCGAGGTAGCGCTAGTGCGGAAAATAGATACGAGCCACCTGTACGCGATGAAGACGCTGCGAAAGGCGGACGTGCTAAAGCGAAATCAGGTGGCGCACGTGAAAGCCGAACGGGATATCCTGGCCGAGGCCGACAACGAGTGGGTCGTGAAACTGTACTACAGCTTCCAGGACAAGGACAACTTGTACTTCGTGATGGACTATATCCCGGGAGGGGACCTAATGTCGCTGCTCATCAAGCTGGGCATCTTCGAGGAGCAGCTGGCGCGGTTTTATATCGCGGAGCTGACGTGCGCGGTGGAGAGCGTGCACCGCATGGGCTTCATCCACCGCGACATCAAGCCGGACAACATCCTCATCGATCGCGACGGCCACATCAAGCTCACGGACTTCGGCCTCTGCACTGGCTTCCGCTGGACGCACAACTCCAAGTACTACCAGAGGAATG AGCACGGGCGGCAAGACTCGATGGACCCGGTGGACGGCGAGTGGAGCAACCTGAGCGAGTGCCGCTGCCACCAGCTGAAGCCGCTGGAGCGgcggcgcaagcgcgagcaccAGCGCTGCCTGGCGCACTCGCTCGTGGGCACGCCCAACTACATCGCGCCCGAGGTGCTGACGCGCGCCGGCTACACGCAGCTGTGCGACTGGTGGTCGGTGGGCGTCATCCTCTACGAGATGCTGGTCGGCTCGCCGCCCTTCCTCGCGGCCACGCCCGCTGAGACGCAGCTAAAG GTGATAAACTGGGAGAGCACGCTGCACATCCCGGAGGCGGCGAACCTGAGCCCCGAGAGCGCGGACCTGATCCTGCAGCTGTGCTCGGGGCAGGACACGCGGCTCGGCAAGGACGCGTCCGAGGTGAAGAACCACCCCTTCCTGCAGTCCATCGACTTCGATAAGGGGCTGCGGCGGCAGGTGGCGCCCTACATCCCGCGCATCGAGTTCCCCACCGACACGTCCAACTTCGACCCGGTGGACCCCGACAAGCTGCGGCCCACTTCGTCGGCCGACTCCAGCAAGTCGGACAGCGAGCTGCTGGACAACGGCAAGACGTTCCACGGGTTCTTCGAGTTCACGTTCCGGCGCTTCTTCGACGACGGCGGGCCCTACACGAACCGCATCAACCTGGACGACGACGCGCAGGGCCCCGTCTACGTCTGA